From one Lycium ferocissimum isolate CSIRO_LF1 chromosome 7, AGI_CSIRO_Lferr_CH_V1, whole genome shotgun sequence genomic stretch:
- the LOC132063287 gene encoding uncharacterized protein LOC132063287, whose protein sequence is MADEDLPPPVRLMNFVSEEQLAELKNTRGARVEDGTAQRDRPLYEILRENKDKKDAEFNERFKHRPPKALDEEETEFLEKLDMSRREYEKQVADEEAEQLRSFQAAVAAKSTIVQEIKEMPPVPKVQEQTLIGRKNPPANPLGMIVKVKPQAKKAKMDVVTSDTSLTATKTSNDDEKQPSSDVDTVSKSGTEESQRLVKGPIANVDNHEPVTLGSLVSYSDESDDD, encoded by the exons ATGGCGGACGAAGATTTACCACCTCCAGTGAGGTTGATGAATTTTGTCTCTGAAGAACAG TTGGCAGAACTGAAGAACACTCGTGGTGCTCGGGTTGAAGACGGAACTGCTCAGAGAGATCGCCCTCTTTATGAG ATCTTGAGGGAGAACAAGGACAAGAAAGATGCTGAATTTAACGAACGCTTTAAACACC GTCCACCCAAAGCCTTGGATGAGGAGGAGACCGAGTTTCTTGAGAAGCTTGATATG TCAAGGAGAGAATATGAGAAGCAAGTGGCGGATGAAGAAGCTGAGCAGCTGCGAAGTTTTCAA GCTGCTGTTGCTGCAAAGTCTACCATTGTACAGGAAATCAAGGAGATGCCTCCAGTTCCTAAAGTCCAG GAGCAGACATTAATTGGGAGGAAGAATCCTCCAGCTAATCCATTGGGAATGATTGTCAAAGTCAAGCCACAAGCAAAGAAAGCTAAGATGGATGTGGTAACTTCCGATACTTCTTTGACAGCTACAAAAACATCCAATGATGATGAGAAACAGCCTTCATCAGATGTTGATACCGTATCCAAATCTGGAACAGAAGAATCCCAAAGATTGGTGAAAGGACCTATAGCCAATGTTGACAACCATGAACCAGTTACCCTAGGTAGTTTAGTTTCCTATAGTGATGAAAGTGATGATGATTGA